The Malus domestica chromosome 06, GDT2T_hap1 genome has a segment encoding these proteins:
- the LOC103437141 gene encoding thylakoid lumenal protein TL20.3, chloroplastic isoform X3: MVGCSNKQNKTNNAESKNWKNIVSAALAAAVISFSSGNMPAIADLNKFEAETPGEFGIGSAAQFGSADLRKAVHVNENFRRANFTSADMRESDFSGSTFNGAYMEKAVAYKANFAGADLSDTLMDRMVLNEANLKDAVLVRSVLTRSDLGGALIEGADFSDAVLDLLQKQALCKYASGTNPTTGVSTRASLGCGNSRRNAYGSPSSPLLSAPPQKLLNRDGFCDQGTGLCDVK, encoded by the exons ATG GTAGGTTGTTCCAACAAGCAAAACAAGACCAATAATGCAGAGTCAAAGAACTGGAAAAATATTGTTTCAGCAGCATTGGCAGCAGCAGTTATAAGCTTTAGCTCTGGCAATATGCCTGCCATTGCTGATCTCAATAAATTTGAAGCTGAGACACCTGGTGAATTTGGAATTGGATCAGCAGCCCAATTTGGATCTGCAGACCTCAG GAAAGCTGTGCATGTGAACGAAAATTTCAG AAGAGCCAATTTCACATCTGCGGATATGAGGGAATCTGATTTCAGTGGTTCAACTTTCAATGGTGCATACATGGAGAAAGCTGTTGCATATAAGGCAAATTTCGCAG GTGCGGATTTGAGCGACACGTTGATGGATCGTATG GTCCTTAATGAAGCTAATCTCAAAGACGCCGTGCTAGTTAGATCTGTTCTCACCCGCAGTGATCTCGGGGGTGCCCTCATTGAAGGAGCTGACTTCAGTGACGCGGTCTTGGACCTGCTCCAGAAGCAG GCTCTTTGCAAGTATGCAAGTGGGACGAACCCAACGACAGGGGTGAGCACAAGAGCAAGCCTAGGCTGTGGGAACAGTCGCCGAAATGCTTATGGCAGTCCCTCTTCCCCTCTGCTAAGTGCTCCGCCTCAGAAGCTGCTTAACCGGGATGGATTCTGTGATCAAGGCACTGGTCTTTGTGATGTAAAATGA
- the LOC103437141 gene encoding thylakoid lumenal protein TL20.3, chloroplastic isoform X2 yields MALTFISPLSIKSLTSCSSSSKAPPVRLSSLSNKHFSVVCQIDPAKRHHFHGCSNKQNKTNNAESKNWKNIVSAALAAAVISFSSGNMPAIADLNKFEAETPGEFGIGSAAQFGSADLRKAVHVNENFRRANFTSADMRESDFSGSTFNGAYMEKAVAYKANFAGADLSDTLMDRMVLNEANLKDAVLVRSVLTRSDLGGALIEGADFSDAVLDLLQKQALCKYASGTNPTTGVSTRASLGCGNSRRNAYGSPSSPLLSAPPQKLLNRDGFCDQGTGLCDVK; encoded by the exons ATGGCACTCACTTTTATCTCCCCTTTATCCATTAAATCCTTAACAAGTTGTTCTTCCAGTTCAAAAGCTCCTCCAGTTCGGCTATCATCCCTCTCCAACAAGCACTTTTCTGTAGTCTGTCAGATAGACCCTGCAAAGAGACACCATTTTCATG GTTGTTCCAACAAGCAAAACAAGACCAATAATGCAGAGTCAAAGAACTGGAAAAATATTGTTTCAGCAGCATTGGCAGCAGCAGTTATAAGCTTTAGCTCTGGCAATATGCCTGCCATTGCTGATCTCAATAAATTTGAAGCTGAGACACCTGGTGAATTTGGAATTGGATCAGCAGCCCAATTTGGATCTGCAGACCTCAG GAAAGCTGTGCATGTGAACGAAAATTTCAG AAGAGCCAATTTCACATCTGCGGATATGAGGGAATCTGATTTCAGTGGTTCAACTTTCAATGGTGCATACATGGAGAAAGCTGTTGCATATAAGGCAAATTTCGCAG GTGCGGATTTGAGCGACACGTTGATGGATCGTATG GTCCTTAATGAAGCTAATCTCAAAGACGCCGTGCTAGTTAGATCTGTTCTCACCCGCAGTGATCTCGGGGGTGCCCTCATTGAAGGAGCTGACTTCAGTGACGCGGTCTTGGACCTGCTCCAGAAGCAG GCTCTTTGCAAGTATGCAAGTGGGACGAACCCAACGACAGGGGTGAGCACAAGAGCAAGCCTAGGCTGTGGGAACAGTCGCCGAAATGCTTATGGCAGTCCCTCTTCCCCTCTGCTAAGTGCTCCGCCTCAGAAGCTGCTTAACCGGGATGGATTCTGTGATCAAGGCACTGGTCTTTGTGATGTAAAATGA
- the LOC103437141 gene encoding thylakoid lumenal protein TL20.3, chloroplastic isoform X1 codes for MALTFISPLSIKSLTSCSSSSKAPPVRLSSLSNKHFSVVCQIDPAKRHHFHVARNERGSAKGVIGSVEIISRFYYVLCSKHTSLLHWLEKVGCSNKQNKTNNAESKNWKNIVSAALAAAVISFSSGNMPAIADLNKFEAETPGEFGIGSAAQFGSADLRKAVHVNENFRRANFTSADMRESDFSGSTFNGAYMEKAVAYKANFAGADLSDTLMDRMVLNEANLKDAVLVRSVLTRSDLGGALIEGADFSDAVLDLLQKQALCKYASGTNPTTGVSTRASLGCGNSRRNAYGSPSSPLLSAPPQKLLNRDGFCDQGTGLCDVK; via the exons ATGGCACTCACTTTTATCTCCCCTTTATCCATTAAATCCTTAACAAGTTGTTCTTCCAGTTCAAAAGCTCCTCCAGTTCGGCTATCATCCCTCTCCAACAAGCACTTTTCTGTAGTCTGTCAGATAGACCCTGCAAAGAGACACCATTTTCATG tGGCAAGAAACGAGAGGGGGAGTGCGAAGGGAGTTATAGGGAGCGTGGAAATCATTTcccgattttattatgtcttgtgttccaagcatacTAGCTTACTGCATTGGCTTGAAAAGGTAGGTTGTTCCAACAAGCAAAACAAGACCAATAATGCAGAGTCAAAGAACTGGAAAAATATTGTTTCAGCAGCATTGGCAGCAGCAGTTATAAGCTTTAGCTCTGGCAATATGCCTGCCATTGCTGATCTCAATAAATTTGAAGCTGAGACACCTGGTGAATTTGGAATTGGATCAGCAGCCCAATTTGGATCTGCAGACCTCAG GAAAGCTGTGCATGTGAACGAAAATTTCAG AAGAGCCAATTTCACATCTGCGGATATGAGGGAATCTGATTTCAGTGGTTCAACTTTCAATGGTGCATACATGGAGAAAGCTGTTGCATATAAGGCAAATTTCGCAG GTGCGGATTTGAGCGACACGTTGATGGATCGTATG GTCCTTAATGAAGCTAATCTCAAAGACGCCGTGCTAGTTAGATCTGTTCTCACCCGCAGTGATCTCGGGGGTGCCCTCATTGAAGGAGCTGACTTCAGTGACGCGGTCTTGGACCTGCTCCAGAAGCAG GCTCTTTGCAAGTATGCAAGTGGGACGAACCCAACGACAGGGGTGAGCACAAGAGCAAGCCTAGGCTGTGGGAACAGTCGCCGAAATGCTTATGGCAGTCCCTCTTCCCCTCTGCTAAGTGCTCCGCCTCAGAAGCTGCTTAACCGGGATGGATTCTGTGATCAAGGCACTGGTCTTTGTGATGTAAAATGA